In Corythoichthys intestinalis isolate RoL2023-P3 chromosome 11, ASM3026506v1, whole genome shotgun sequence, a single genomic region encodes these proteins:
- the mxd3 gene encoding max dimerization protein 3 isoform X1, translating into MSPARRTMGFATATMPSSQDNSQYGGGLVWHTREFRGYGYCWRIGFALKVEIQQNVNARIEASAAMFKAEHGYASLLPPSPTLSDKRSKQKSKKTAAGGNRSVHNELEKNRRAQLRQCLEQLKKQVPLSSDSMRNTTLNLLRRAQLHIKKLQEQDERAEQLKDRLRWEQRELRVRLEQLQRGAERMRNDSQGSTMSSERSDSDREDVEVDVESIVFDCMDSEEQHVPCGAADHCYSTMDKAWL; encoded by the exons ATGTCACCTGCCCGCCGCACGATGGGCTTTGCCACGGCCACGATGCCAAGCAG TCAAGACAACAGTCAATATGGCGGAGGGCTGGTCTGGCACACTCGGGAGTTCAGAGGTTACGGATACTGCTGGCGAATCGGCTTCGCCTTGAAAGTGGAAATACAACAAAACGTCAACGCGAGAATTGAAGCTAGCGCCGCCATGTTTA AGGCGGAACATGGCTACGCTTCACTACTTCCTCCCAGCCCGACACTGTCCGATAAGAGAAGCAAACAGAAGAGCAAGAAGACAGCTGCTGGTGGAAATAG ATCCGTGCACAACGAGCTGGAGAAAAACAG GCGAGCACAACTAAGGCAGTGCCTGGAGCAGCTCAAAAAGCAAGTTCCTTTGTCGTCAGACTCTATGAGAAACACCACTCTCAACCTGCTCAGGCGAGCCCAGTTGCACATCAAG AAGCTACAGGAGCAGGATGAGCGCGCGGAGCAGCTCAAAGATCGTCTGCGATGGGAGCAGAGGGAGCTGCGGGTACGTCTGGAGCAGCTGCAGCGAGGGGCCGAGAGGATGAGGAACGACAGCCAGGGCTCCACCATGTCGTCAGAGAGGTCGGACTCGGACAGGG AGGACGTAGAGGTGGACGTGGAGAGCATTGTGTTTGATTGTATGGACTCGGAAGAGCAGCACGTGCCATGCGGCGCTGCAGATCACTGTTACTCTACTATGGACAAAGCTTGGCTATGA
- the mxd3 gene encoding max dimerization protein 3 isoform X2, with translation MEGSICNIQVLLRAAEFLERREREAEHGYASLLPPSPTLSDKRSKQKSKKTAAGGNRSVHNELEKNRRAQLRQCLEQLKKQVPLSSDSMRNTTLNLLRRAQLHIKKLQEQDERAEQLKDRLRWEQRELRVRLEQLQRGAERMRNDSQGSTMSSERSDSDREDVEVDVESIVFDCMDSEEQHVPCGAADHCYSTMDKAWL, from the exons atGGAAGGATCCATTTGCAACATTCAGGTGCTTCTTCGTGCTGCTGAATTcctggagaggagagagcgag AGGCGGAACATGGCTACGCTTCACTACTTCCTCCCAGCCCGACACTGTCCGATAAGAGAAGCAAACAGAAGAGCAAGAAGACAGCTGCTGGTGGAAATAG ATCCGTGCACAACGAGCTGGAGAAAAACAG GCGAGCACAACTAAGGCAGTGCCTGGAGCAGCTCAAAAAGCAAGTTCCTTTGTCGTCAGACTCTATGAGAAACACCACTCTCAACCTGCTCAGGCGAGCCCAGTTGCACATCAAG AAGCTACAGGAGCAGGATGAGCGCGCGGAGCAGCTCAAAGATCGTCTGCGATGGGAGCAGAGGGAGCTGCGGGTACGTCTGGAGCAGCTGCAGCGAGGGGCCGAGAGGATGAGGAACGACAGCCAGGGCTCCACCATGTCGTCAGAGAGGTCGGACTCGGACAGGG AGGACGTAGAGGTGGACGTGGAGAGCATTGTGTTTGATTGTATGGACTCGGAAGAGCAGCACGTGCCATGCGGCGCTGCAGATCACTGTTACTCTACTATGGACAAAGCTTGGCTATGA
- the mxd3 gene encoding max dimerization protein 3 isoform X3 translates to MKAEHGYASLLPPSPTLSDKRSKQKSKKTAAGGNRSVHNELEKNRRAQLRQCLEQLKKQVPLSSDSMRNTTLNLLRRAQLHIKKLQEQDERAEQLKDRLRWEQRELRVRLEQLQRGAERMRNDSQGSTMSSERSDSDREDVEVDVESIVFDCMDSEEQHVPCGAADHCYSTMDKAWL, encoded by the exons ATGA AGGCGGAACATGGCTACGCTTCACTACTTCCTCCCAGCCCGACACTGTCCGATAAGAGAAGCAAACAGAAGAGCAAGAAGACAGCTGCTGGTGGAAATAG ATCCGTGCACAACGAGCTGGAGAAAAACAG GCGAGCACAACTAAGGCAGTGCCTGGAGCAGCTCAAAAAGCAAGTTCCTTTGTCGTCAGACTCTATGAGAAACACCACTCTCAACCTGCTCAGGCGAGCCCAGTTGCACATCAAG AAGCTACAGGAGCAGGATGAGCGCGCGGAGCAGCTCAAAGATCGTCTGCGATGGGAGCAGAGGGAGCTGCGGGTACGTCTGGAGCAGCTGCAGCGAGGGGCCGAGAGGATGAGGAACGACAGCCAGGGCTCCACCATGTCGTCAGAGAGGTCGGACTCGGACAGGG AGGACGTAGAGGTGGACGTGGAGAGCATTGTGTTTGATTGTATGGACTCGGAAGAGCAGCACGTGCCATGCGGCGCTGCAGATCACTGTTACTCTACTATGGACAAAGCTTGGCTATGA
- the mxd3 gene encoding max dimerization protein 3 isoform X4, with the protein MATLHYFLPARHCPIREANRRARRQLLVEIDPCTTSWRKTVFCRRAQLRQCLEQLKKQVPLSSDSMRNTTLNLLRRAQLHIKKLQEQDERAEQLKDRLRWEQRELRVRLEQLQRGAERMRNDSQGSTMSSERSDSDREDVEVDVESIVFDCMDSEEQHVPCGAADHCYSTMDKAWL; encoded by the exons ATGGCTACGCTTCACTACTTCCTCCCAGCCCGACACTGTCCGATAAGAGAAGCAAACAGAAGAGCAAGAAGACAGCTGCTGGTGGAAATAG ATCCGTGCACAACGAGCTGGAGAAAAACAG TGTTTTGCAGGCGAGCACAACTAAGGCAGTGCCTGGAGCAGCTCAAAAAGCAAGTTCCTTTGTCGTCAGACTCTATGAGAAACACCACTCTCAACCTGCTCAGGCGAGCCCAGTTGCACATCAAG AAGCTACAGGAGCAGGATGAGCGCGCGGAGCAGCTCAAAGATCGTCTGCGATGGGAGCAGAGGGAGCTGCGGGTACGTCTGGAGCAGCTGCAGCGAGGGGCCGAGAGGATGAGGAACGACAGCCAGGGCTCCACCATGTCGTCAGAGAGGTCGGACTCGGACAGGG AGGACGTAGAGGTGGACGTGGAGAGCATTGTGTTTGATTGTATGGACTCGGAAGAGCAGCACGTGCCATGCGGCGCTGCAGATCACTGTTACTCTACTATGGACAAAGCTTGGCTATGA
- the prelid1a gene encoding PRELI domain containing 1a, whose amino-acid sequence MVKYFCCAGLLKCSWDQVCVAFWQRYPNPYSNHVLTEDIIFREVTPSNCLISRRLLTKTSRAPRWMERYLPKHMASCAYIVEDSVVDPQNRTMTTMTWNISHARLMSVEERCQYRINPENGSWTVINREAWISSNVYGLSRAVQEFGLARFKKSVTKTMKGFEYVLAKMQGETPSRSLAEAATERARETALAAKEKAKDLASQAQKKQYV is encoded by the exons ATGGTCAAGTATTTCTGCTGCGCAGGTTTACTGAAATGCTCCTGGGACCAAGTTTGCGTTGCTTTCTGGCAACGGTATCCAAACCCCTACAG taACCATGTTCTGACTGAAGACATCATTTTCCGAGAGGTAACCCCCAGCAACTGCCTCATTTCCAGACGTCTTTTGACCAAAACGAGCCGGGCGCCACGCTGGATGGAACGCTATCTTCCAAAGCACATGGCTAGCTGTGCGTACATCGTGGAGGACTCCGTTGTGGACCCTCAGAACAGAACGATGACCACGATGACGTGGAACATTAGTCATGCTCGTCTTATG TCTGTGGAAGAGCGATGCCAATATCGAATTAACCCTGAGAATGGCAGCTGGACTGTAATAAATAGAGAGGCTTGGATTTCGTCCAACGTGTATGGTCTCTCGAGAGCTGTTCAG GAATTTGGTCTCGCAAGGTTTAAGAAGAGTGTTACTAAGACCATGAAGGGTTTTGAATATGTGCTGGCCAAAATGCAAG GTGAAACGCCATCAAGGAGTTTGGCAGAAGCAGCAACAGAGCGTGCAAGAGAGACAGCGCTGGCAGCTAAGGAGAAAGCCAAAGACTTAGCCTCACAGGCTCAGAAGAAACAATACGTGTGA